From the Canis lupus baileyi chromosome 37, mCanLup2.hap1, whole genome shotgun sequence genome, one window contains:
- the LOC140626417 gene encoding histone H2B type 1-C/E/F/G/I yields MPEPAKSAPAPKKGSKKAVTKAQKKDGKKRKRSRKESYSVYVYKVLKQVHPDTGISSKAMGIMNSFVNDIFERIAGEASRLAHYNKRSTITSREIQTAVRLLLPGELAKHAVSEGTKAVTKYTSSK; encoded by the coding sequence ATGCCCGAGCCCGCCAAGTCCGCGCCGGCCCCGAAGAAGGGCTCCAAGAAGGCGGTGACCAAGGCGCAGAAGAAGGACGGCAAGAAGCGCAAGCGCAGCCGCAAGGAGAGCTACTCGGTGTACGTGTACAAGGTGCTGAAGCAGGTGCACCCCGACACGGGCATCTCGTCCAAGGCCATGGGCATCATGAACTCGTTCGTCAACGACATCTTCGAGCGCATCGCGGGCGAGGCGTCGCGCCTGGCGCATTACAACAAGCGCTCGACCATCACGTCCAGGGAGATCCAGACGGCCGTGCGCCTGCTGCTGCCCGGGGAGCTGGCCAAGCACGCCGTGTCCGAGGGCACCAAGGCCGTCACCAAGTACACCAGCTCCAAGTGA